The genomic stretch TAGCAAAagaattactttatatgaGGTTGACATGAataagtttaaaaaataatactaaattaataattatagatTACTATATTCCTAGAAAATTtgattattcaatttttcattGAGTGAgactataaaattaattaagattgttgtattatttgtttttcatgaaagataattacaatttatttttatatttgtattaatgTCTAGCAGTTTAGTACAGATATATAGAAGATCAGCAAAGTGCCATTCCATTTGTTTTTACACATTGTTTAGGATCggtaaaaaatgttatacatTGAACAAAGAAATTTGACGCtgacatattttataatatattcttaGATAGATTATTAATAGGATCGAGACTTTCTGAATCCTACACACAATGAAATGATTTTGTCTTCACAATGGCGACTGTTCAGTTGTTGTCTTTATTTTGTGTAAACAGCTTCTGTCAGCGTCTCGATCAGACATGTAGTACCTAGGTGCGTCCTCCATTCTCCGGTACCACCACACTGACTGACCAAGTCAACTTCACACCGTGAGTAAACTCCACAACCATGAGCCAACACAACCATTCGGTTCTTGTAGTTTTGTTAGTGAACTGCCCATCTGAATACCTATGACCACTGATATTTCATGTTTCAACAGTCTGTTTTTTTCCTCATATGTGCATCTACTTTTATGCACTCAGTTACTCTATCCTTATTAGATTAAAATACTATGGGTTATTGTAtggatatttaattttgaaaactaAGAGAAAGCAGTTCATAATTTTGAATATGTTTTTTCTTATATAGCATAGTCCACTGATAGCTTTATATAGGGTTTATTAACAATGTCATAAGCAGGAAGGAATAAGCAGCGTTAGGTTTCATAATTTTTTGTCACTAGAAAGTAATATTCATTAGAGTCTATGATTTAGGACTCTCCAAGCAGTAACccattattgttattattatatcaagTAAGGATGAAccatattaatttatttctaagACGTTACGTTGATAATACGGGACGATAAGGGTGGGCAAACTATTGTGCATTTGATATCCAACAGTTTGCTGCATCAACTGCATAGCCAGAAGAAAACACAGTTGACAGACGTGTGACAGTTTCTTGGCAAAAATGAAAGGTGTTTTGGTGGAATCCCTTCTTCGTGATGACTCCGCTTCTGATTGGTATAATACtttctaataattattgaatattGACAAGAAATCTAAATATCACCCCTTTCAACTCTTAGACTTATATAGCTTTAGACACTATTGATTTACAGGCACATTTGCAATGTTGTAAGTACATTGGGTGGCCTCTACAATGCGTCTGTTAGCATTAAGGTATTCTTAATTTAAGTAGAGCTTAAGAAATTTCTTATGCTTGTTTCCAAAATTTATACCTGCACTTAGGTAATTGATATGTAAACAAGATTTCGTGTAAGATGCTGCTGAGCGAGCATACTCCAGAGGAGTGAGTATACTATATTGAGATGAACAGAATTATGATACTTGATATGTGATTAATTTTTGTACAACTAGTAATCGTTCAACATTGCAATCTTTGTAATGTTAGAGATACtaaaattaaagtaaaatttgtatacaaaatgtaaatgtttaaaaaatgtacaaaatgttaaaaatattttttaaaagaattttcatAACGAATTAAGACTTCTTTTTGAAGTATTTATTTCAAGTAATCATTTTGTTGATATAAagattcgtataatattactttttaaataatatcgattgtttgtgcaaatattttgtatgtatCAGGGCATCTATATTTTGAATTcaagaaaagaaatgataaTACTGCACTGTTATAGTGTAGTGATATTTTACCACTTTTATATTCATTAACTAACTTTACACTTACAGTAACCTTTTTCTACcctttaatttttataactgAGGAGGATATACGATTGCTAGTTTTTGCGTTTTATTATCACAGCCTGATAAGTTTGCTTTGAGTATTTGGTCTCacctatttttttatttttgttttttatagaAGCAGGAGGAGGAGAAGGCTCAAGTTAAACGGAAGAAAGAAGCTGTTGAGAAAGAAGAACGGGAGAAACGTGAAAAAGAGCGACGAGACAGGCGTGATGGCAGTAACACTAAAGACGATCAAGACGGCGATCCTGGTAGTCCCACGTCTCATAAAGGTCGCAGTAGTAGTACCGGAAGTAGTAGAAGAGACAAAAGGCGGTCTAAATCTAggtattaatatttaacaatttccGGAAAgtgtttaaaaattcattaatttacaatataaaatttattgtaagtattttctatttttcttaaGATCTAAGGAACGAGAGAGGGATCGTCAGAGAAGCGACAGAGATCGTGATAGAGATAGAGATCGAGAAagagatagagaaagagaacgagaAAGAGACCGTGACCGCGAAAGAGAGCGGGAAAGAGAACGTGAAAGAGATAGAGAAAGGGAAAGGGACAGGGAACGAGAAAGAGAACGTGAAAGAGAAGAAGCACGGAAAACTGAAAGAGAAATTATGCGTGAAagggaggaagaggaagaggcgaaggagaggaaaaaaaacgaaagaagagcgagagaaaaagaagcagCTTATCAAGAGCGTTTGAGAGCATGGGAGACACGGGAACGTCGAAAACAAAAGGAATACGAGAAAGAAGCGGAGAAACGCAGAGCAAAACGGGAAGCGAGAGAAAGGGAAGCAAAACGCTTGAAAGAATTTCTCGAAGACTATGATGATGAAAGAGACGAcgctaaatattataaaggtAAAGAACTTTCACGTCGTCTAGAAGAGAGAGCACTGGAAGCAGAAGCTGATTCGCGGGATCGTTGTGCCGAGCGTCAAGAGCTTCAACGCCTTCGCGATAAACTTTATGCTGACGCTTCTCATCCAGATCCAGCGGCTGAGTTTGAAAGGGTAAAATGTTCCTAAATAATGTGATATTTTGGTTTATGACTAATtataatattgatttttattaagatATGTAATATGCATTTATCTTTCGTTGTATGTAGACTATTCCTTCTACATGAAGATATTGCTTATTTCAGTTAAAAGCTGAACGGGAGGAACAGTATAAGCCTAAACCGGTTATCACGATAATAGACGAAGAGGATGAAAAAGTggtgaaaaaggaaaaagaagttatgccgCCCATAGAAACTGAACCAATTGAAAGTGATAGTGACGAATGTGTGCAATTTGATGATGTTTCTCAGTCAGAGGCACCATCTAGAACACCACCGCGGCATCACCACCATCATCGAAGACATCATCGTCATCATCAGAATCATCATCGTGATGGCGAAGAAACTGAAGAAGTTATAGAAACAGATAGAGAAAGTGTGAAGGGTACAAGATCGTCACCTTCTAATCAAACAGTAACAACACCAGTTCAGTCCATTCCACCCACATTAGATGAAGATTCGCGTATGTCTCTCGTTAGCGAACCAGAAAAAACTGGTAGTAGTGAGTAAACGATGTGATTTATTTAACTTATACAAACGCTCTATTTGTGTGCcacattttacttttattacaGGTAACTTTGTGCCATTCGCCATGGGAAGCGGAGGCAATCGTGGAGGTGATCATGGTATCGGTAATAAAACTCCTGCTAGTCCAAGCACGGCTATTAATGTTAGTACGCAACAAACGAatcagaataaaaagaaaggtCGGATCGATGTTAAAGACGTATTTAATaatgacgatgatgatgatggtgcTAATAACGCAAAGAAGCGTAAACTAGTTCCTTTAGgtaattaaaaagtataaatatatttttcgtttaGATAATGTAGGATCTTActacaattagtttatttaaaatgaattaaaCAGGTGTTggttaaacaggaaacgatggttgtttaacgtgaactaaatACAATAACGTGCTATAATTAAGACAACTAAATAGTTAAtttgcaactctcgtcaccacGGTTCCAACACTCTCTCTCACGTGGACCACATTCTCTCGACAACGCAATTCgcactctctgacttctcgATTCACATTCTATGACTTCTCAATTAACACTGATCGCTCGTAGCTAGGGTCACGCAGGCCTTTCCCGCGTAACTATTCGATTGAAGGATCGACGATACATTGGCCTGTCGACACTTAGGctttctcgcgacattgtttatgGTTCGCCCGATATCTCTTAGGCCTCTCGtccacgatattacaataatatacgaTTTTTATATGAATTCTATTCTAGACTATGGtgaggagaaaaagaaaaaatctaaTGAAGAAGCTCCTAAAGctggaaaagaagaaagtacaAAAAGtcaagaagagaaaagaaagcacATAAAATCCCTCATTGACAAAATACCTACAGATAAAAATGCTTTGTTTGGCTATCAACTTGATTGGGCAGTAATAGATAATGTAAGATATATATTATgaatgaatatttatgaattaatttttcatcaatttttgttatttttatagacATTAATGGAAAAGAGGATAAGGCCGTGGattaataaaaagattattgaATACATTGGAGAGCCTGAACCTACATTGGTAGATTTTATTTGTAGCAAAGTAATGGCCGGCAGCTCGCCTCAGGGCATACTTGATGATGTACAGatggtaaataatttttactttattattatttattatttatataatatttttgttattgattttataatatcatacGTTGTAGGTATTGGATGAAGAAGCAGAAGTTTTTGTTGTCAAAATGTGGAGGTTATTAATTTACGAAGTGGAAGCTAAAAAAATGGGCTTagttaaataaatgaaataccAATTCAAAAAAAGTACTAATCGACTTAAAAATTTATACTACACATCAAATTCCTTTGGTTAAAAAATGTACTATTTAGGTTATGTACCTTAATACATGATTActtatatataatttgtagGATCTTTCGCTAAACGAAAAACACAATGTTGTTCGATTGATAGGTAAACTAAATGTGTAGCACTTGAAATGTTAAATACAAATTGTAATTAcgatttataatatttgagtTGTGTCTTTCCAAATTTGTTTATTCGTAGTTTTAAAGAGAGTTTCAACATGTTTATAAATGATagattttttacatttttcaacaAGCTTGATggatttaattttaatgattatataatttcatcatttacaaataattttttcaaaatttgtaCATAGATACAGTAAAAACAACTGATGTTATcatatgtgtacatatataatatatattattatatattattattattactattattattatcatcatcatcatcatcatcatcatcatcattatcattatataCTACACGCGCGCGTGCGCCATACACACGTAAGTTTTCTGTTTTCTGTTAATACTTCTTTGGTTTGTGTCAGAATAGTTTGACGTTAAACTAGTTACTAAAAAATGAATAGTGATAGCTTCTACTGAACAAGGattatgatatttaaaacaattgtttttactgtaatataaatgaaggaaagttataaatttgtattgaaattattaatacgaGGTGGTATGTATGAAACACATTTTTTTGAAGGAGGTAAGTAGcagtaagaaatatttaagaaaactggaaaattattacgataaggttcaaatatattaaactattattgtattaattaaataataaacgtaTCTGTGCTTTTTATCTCTTTTACATTATGTTgtagttttattaattttcttaatctAATTAAAAAGCTAAGAtccaataattttttaatcccAATTTATTATATCCTATTGTATTATGTTAATGTTAATTCATCATATTTCAGTTTCTTAATGTGaataattgttaataaattctAAGACATCGATTTgcgtaaattttaattttatatttgctAGAACAACAGCTtttaataacattatatagaatagaataacattatataatTTGGAACAACACTACTAATTGCTGAAGATTTCGGGCGCCTAAAAGTATAGATAAAGTTTCTAACTTCACTTAGAACgcattatttttacgttttatagCTCTTCTATTCAGCTCTATCTGTGCAAAGCTCCCAAGTTACACGTATTAGATTTAATGGATCAGCCTacaaaatttacattgtttaagatattttctattaaatgcattaaatttgaataaaatctGTAATTCCAATTAGAAGATTTCATGTTTGCGGTTGTCAAAAATAAGAAATGTATAACAAGTGATTTTGAAAATCAAGGAAGATTGCCAGATCGAATTAAAagcaagaaaagaaaacggtGGGTTTCatcaaaaaagaaaactggTAGAAACAATTACGAATTCTATTTTGTAGGTACTGAAGGCGAGTGCGTGAAATCTGTAGTAGAAAGTCGGCGAGACGGGTGTCCCGGCTGCGTAGTACCACTTCTCATATTATTTGTCGTTAAGTGCATGAAAGCTTTTTTCGAGGGTTTAATACAAGCTCTCGGTTA from Bombus huntii isolate Logan2020A chromosome 8, iyBomHunt1.1, whole genome shotgun sequence encodes the following:
- the LOC126868776 gene encoding RNA-binding protein 25 isoform X2 produces the protein MSYPGQPPMGIPGMPPMPYMVGAPPPIIGGVMPMAHMIPTPVSAMQTSAPAVRYARNQNRHDNNRRRERESGPPVTVFIGNIMERAPDVMIRHILGACGHVLSWKRVQAFGFCEYAGPDAGLRAVRLLHDMEIGTKKLVVKVDAKAKVVLDQFKERRKKLRGGQSPLQDETSIEGAEGEEGEDYMDEGMRVVDADALARINQIIAEHAADLEMAQAAPEEHQIKMVAKSLNLDDAEIEESKRDLITREIGKFREVMKKQEEEKAQVKRKKEAVEKEEREKREKERRDRRDGSNTKDDQDGDPGSPTSHKGRSSSTGSSRRDKRRSKSRSKERERDRQRSDRDRDRDRDRERDRERERERDRDRERERERERERDRERERDREREREREREEARKTEREIMREREEEEEAKERKKNERRAREKEAAYQERLRAWETRERRKQKEYEKEAEKRRAKREAREREAKRLKEFLEDYDDERDDAKYYKGKELSRRLEERALEAEADSRDRCAERQELQRLRDKLYADASHPDPAAEFERLKAEREEQYKPKPVITIIDEEDEKVVKKEKEVMPPIETEPIESDSDECVQFDDVSQSEAPSRTPPRHHHHHRRHHRHHQNHHRDGEETEEVIETDRESVKGTRSSPSNQTVTTPVQSIPPTLDEDSRMSLVSEPEKTGSSNFVPFAMGSGGNRGGDHGIGNKTPASPSTAINVSTQQTNQNKKKGRIDVKDVFNNDDDDDGANNAKKRKLVPLDYGEEKKKKSNEEAPKAGKEESTKSQEEKRKHIKSLIDKIPTDKNALFGYQLDWAVIDNTLMEKRIRPWINKKIIEYIGEPEPTLVDFICSKVMAGSSPQGILDDVQMVLDEEAEVFVVKMWRLLIYEVEAKKMGLVK
- the LOC126868776 gene encoding RNA-binding protein 25 isoform X1; amino-acid sequence: MSYPGQPPMGIPGMPPMPYMVGAPPPIIGGVMPMAHMIPTPVSAMQTSAPAVRYARNQNRHDNNRRRERESGPPVTVFIGNIMERAPDVMIRHILGACGHVLSWKRVQAFGFCEYAGPDAGLRAVRLLHDMEIGTKKLVVKVDAKAKVVLDQFKAERRKKLRGGQSPLQDETSIEGAEGEEGEDYMDEGMRVVDADALARINQIIAEHAADLEMAQAAPEEHQIKMVAKSLNLDDAEIEESKRDLITREIGKFREVMKKQEEEKAQVKRKKEAVEKEEREKREKERRDRRDGSNTKDDQDGDPGSPTSHKGRSSSTGSSRRDKRRSKSRSKERERDRQRSDRDRDRDRDRERDRERERERDRDRERERERERERDRERERDREREREREREEARKTEREIMREREEEEEAKERKKNERRAREKEAAYQERLRAWETRERRKQKEYEKEAEKRRAKREAREREAKRLKEFLEDYDDERDDAKYYKGKELSRRLEERALEAEADSRDRCAERQELQRLRDKLYADASHPDPAAEFERLKAEREEQYKPKPVITIIDEEDEKVVKKEKEVMPPIETEPIESDSDECVQFDDVSQSEAPSRTPPRHHHHHRRHHRHHQNHHRDGEETEEVIETDRESVKGTRSSPSNQTVTTPVQSIPPTLDEDSRMSLVSEPEKTGSSNFVPFAMGSGGNRGGDHGIGNKTPASPSTAINVSTQQTNQNKKKGRIDVKDVFNNDDDDDGANNAKKRKLVPLDYGEEKKKKSNEEAPKAGKEESTKSQEEKRKHIKSLIDKIPTDKNALFGYQLDWAVIDNTLMEKRIRPWINKKIIEYIGEPEPTLVDFICSKVMAGSSPQGILDDVQMVLDEEAEVFVVKMWRLLIYEVEAKKMGLVK
- the LOC126868776 gene encoding RNA-binding protein 25 isoform X3, giving the protein MSYPGQPPMGIPGMPPMPYMVGAPPPIIGGVMPMAHTSAPAVRYARNQNRHDNNRRRERESGPPVTVFIGNIMERAPDVMIRHILGACGHVLSWKRVQAFGFCEYAGPDAGLRAVRLLHDMEIGTKKLVVKVDAKAKVVLDQFKAERRKKLRGGQSPLQDETSIEGAEGEEGEDYMDEGMRVVDADALARINQIIAEHAADLEMAQAAPEEHQIKMVAKSLNLDDAEIEESKRDLITREIGKFREVMKKQEEEKAQVKRKKEAVEKEEREKREKERRDRRDGSNTKDDQDGDPGSPTSHKGRSSSTGSSRRDKRRSKSRSKERERDRQRSDRDRDRDRDRERDRERERERDRDRERERERERERDRERERDREREREREREEARKTEREIMREREEEEEAKERKKNERRAREKEAAYQERLRAWETRERRKQKEYEKEAEKRRAKREAREREAKRLKEFLEDYDDERDDAKYYKGKELSRRLEERALEAEADSRDRCAERQELQRLRDKLYADASHPDPAAEFERLKAEREEQYKPKPVITIIDEEDEKVVKKEKEVMPPIETEPIESDSDECVQFDDVSQSEAPSRTPPRHHHHHRRHHRHHQNHHRDGEETEEVIETDRESVKGTRSSPSNQTVTTPVQSIPPTLDEDSRMSLVSEPEKTGSSNFVPFAMGSGGNRGGDHGIGNKTPASPSTAINVSTQQTNQNKKKGRIDVKDVFNNDDDDDGANNAKKRKLVPLDYGEEKKKKSNEEAPKAGKEESTKSQEEKRKHIKSLIDKIPTDKNALFGYQLDWAVIDNTLMEKRIRPWINKKIIEYIGEPEPTLVDFICSKVMAGSSPQGILDDVQMVLDEEAEVFVVKMWRLLIYEVEAKKMGLVK